In Neomonachus schauinslandi chromosome 8, ASM220157v2, whole genome shotgun sequence, the genomic stretch TGCAAAGTGGACAGGTAGCACCCTTTCCTCCAAGGCCATGGAGCAGCTGAAAAACACTGTAAATGCCCCCTCTTGAAATGACTACTACTTTCATACCAATGATGTCCCAAAACCAGTTTTTATATATCTATCTGTTACTGGGAATACTCAGTTGCTAAATCACCTTGGACTCATGGTTGCAGCCAATTCTTACTTAATGCTGGCGTCTCCAAATTACTAATCCGATCTCAGAAACATTAACCAATCCTGCTTCCCTGAGCCCCTACTAGGAATCCTTTACCAGAAACCAAAACATTACATAGATGCTTCATATCTTTCATTTATATGAGAGACCATTCCATGGTTCCTCTGGAATGTCCTCCGTCTATCTCTTGACTAACAAATCAGATTTATTTAGCCTACAGGTTTGTGTCTAGAGATCTGGTGGTTCCTGGATAAAGCCGCTTAGGCATTAGCGTGTTGTTGTAGGATATACGGATATACTTGGATTTGTATTCAACATctctttgatttgtatttttcccaTATTTGTGCTTACCATTTcttcttgtttgtctttttcGACCAGATTTCTGATTTTGCTGATTCCCCCTTTTATTTTACTGTTCTCCTCCACTCAGCCGTGTGGTATTCAGTTTTTCAGTTCTTTGTGTgcttattatggaaaatttcatcATACATGGTTGACTTTACAGAGCCTGAAGTTAATCTACTTCATAACCTCCTCCAAGCACTACAGCACTCTAACACATTTTACATCTAATTGCTTCTGCCTCTTAAAGTATTCCGAGCCTGTGTTTTAATTCCTACCTTTTCAATCAACAAAGGAGACATCATATGTCAGCATCATTATTCTCTTATACTGGcaatattttcttatgtttaccTATTTaccaatttctgtttttttcacttacaGTTGAActctcttagattttttttttttttgtaattcttcaAGTGTGAACTTGAAGATTCCTTGGTAAAGTTTTGATAGTGCGATATTGCTGTTTTACTTCATctcatatgatatttattttgtCCTCATTCTTGAAAGATAAATTTACTCTGTATAACCCTCTGGGTTGACAGCATTTTTTACCCAACGGTTTCAAAATACGTCTTATCACTTCGGGCTTTTACATTTTGCTTTTGAGAAATCTATGTCAATTTACACATCCTTTCCTCAGAAATCTTTTTTCTGgttgctttaaaatcttttactCTTTTGTGTTATAAATTGCACTACAATGCATCTGATGAGATCACCTTCTATTTAATCTGCTAAGACTGTGTTGTGCTTTCTGTGTCTGTGGGATCTTGTCTTCCCTCACTTCTGGAAAATTACCATCTCCCATCCCCTTCCTTATTACAATGGCATTTAGCCCAAGTTCCAAGCCACCTCAGAGAGTTACTCACTTTTCTCCAGGTATCTCCATGTGTACGTGAGGTATACGTGTTAATAAATGCCTGCTTGCTAGTCTCTTGTTGCTCTGTCTTTTATTTCAGAGGTCCCAGCTTGGAACTCAGAGGGTAGGAGGAAAATCATTTCCCCACTAAAACCCCACGTGCACAGGAGGAGCATGGTGATTCTTGTCCTCTCCAGATCCACGGTTGTGATGTGCTCAGAAAACAGAATCTCCAGCCATCCATTGTTACTTCCCCATGCAAAAAGAAAATCTcgagaaaaaaaggaaagcaacttTGGTGTGTTTGGGAGCTGGTGCCCATTCTGATTCACAGCCTTGGAACTTagggaaggtgaggaggggcCAGAAAAATGGGAAAGCTGGATCCGGGAGCCTCACTAGTTGTTCATTTTCCAACCACACATCCttcctattaaaataattaagctaATTAAGACGGAGAACAGTTCTGAACCCAACACTTGCTGTAATTGTGGAGGGACAGGGAAAGCTCTACTTCAGGAACTGAGATTCTGCCAAGGGTTTTCTCCTCCCTGACAGGCTGACAGCCTTGAAAAGTGAAGTCTTGGTTCCAGGTTATGTTAGTCAACAGCTCCTCAAATCCAGAGGGTACATATATGGCTTGGGGACGGGGAGGGTTCACCTGCCAGAAGGAGCGGCAAAGAGCCTGGCTGCACAGCAGGTAGCCCGTGAGCATAcctgatggattcttgtctccctccctgtgccAGAGGAACTTTCCCTCAGACGCAGGGACAGTGCTTCTGTCTTTGACTAAGGAAGGCACTTTCTGAGAGGGTCTGTGAGCCTGAGCACCTGGCCTCCTGATCCTGCAAAGGTATGTCCCCGGGGCCAGAAAGATGATGGGGACCAGTTCCAGCAAATGTGCCTCCAGACACGTGTGGGCACGGTCCCGAGTTCAGGCTGTGGTCCCACGGGAGAGCTCTGGGGTGGGCTCTCACTGAGGGGTCCACTTTCGTTATCCCAAAATCGAGATGGGCCAGAGCTGTTCCGGTTCCCGGGAGCAGCTGTTCCTTCAGCCTCCGTGGCCCCCGCACCAGGCCTGTGCAAGCATCGCCCGCAGTGACGAACCTTGTAGCCCTCATTTGGTGCATTCCTGTGTTTGCCTATGAGCCAGCTCTGTCTTCCCCAGTGTGTGACAGATGCCCCACGTGCATGGGTGTAATTGGAAGGTTTTCTCCTGCCTGCGTCCTTAAGCCTCCGGATCCTAATATCAGTAAGAACACCATCCGTGTAAGTCACCTTCCCCCAACACATGCCGGCTGGGTGGGGCACCTATTAGTAGCCATTAGGATTAAAGTGACAGGGGCTGTTGGCAAATtcctactttttattattattattattattatgttatgttagtcaccatacaatacatcattggtttttgatgtggtgatccacgatccattgttttcgtgtaacacccagtgctccatgcagtacgtgccctccttaatacccatcaccgggctaacccatccccctcccccctcccctctagaaccctcagtttgtttctcggagtccatcgtctctcatggtttgtctccccctccgatttcccccccttcatttttcccttccttctcctaatgtcctccatgctattccttatgttccacaaataagtgaaaccatatgataattgactttctctgcttggcttatttcacttagcataatctcctccactcccatccatgttgatgtaaaagttgggtattcatcctttctgatggctgagtaatcttccattgtatatatggaccacatcttctttatccattcatctgttgaagggcatctcggctctttccacagtttggctattgcggacattgctgctatgaacattggggtgcatatggcccttcttttcactacatctgtgtctttggggtaaatacccagtagtgcaattgctgggtcatagggtatctctacttttaaatttttgagggggcgcctgggtggctcagttggttaagtgactgccttcggctcaggtcatgatcctggagtccctggatcgagtcctgcatcaggctccccgctcagtgaggagcctgcttctccctctaaccctcccccctctcatgtactctctctctcattctcgctttctcaaataaatcttcaaaataaataaataaataaataaataaataaataaataaaattttgaggcacctccacactgttttccaaagtggctgtaccaacttgcattcccaccaacagtgtaagagggttcccctttctccacagcctctccaacatttgttgtttctttccctgtccatttttgccattctaactggtgtgagttgttatctcagtgtggttttgatttggatttccctgatggctaatgatgatgaacattttttcatgtgtctgttagccatttgtatgtcttcttcagagaagtgtcctttcatatcttctgcccactttttgacttgattatttggtttttgggtgttgagtttgagaagttctttatagatcttggataccagcccttcatctgatatgtcacttgcaaatattttctcctattctgtgggttgcctccgttttgttgactgtttcctttgctgtgcagaagctttttatcttgatgaagtcccaagagttcatttttgcttttgtttcactagcttttggagatgtatcttgaaagaagttgctgtggccgatgtcaaagaggttactgcctctgttctcttctaggattttgatggattcctgtctcacattgaggtctttcatccactttgagtttatctttgtgaatggtgttagagaatggtcgagtttcattcttctgcatgtggctgtccaattttcccagcaccatttatcgaagagactgtcttttttccattgcaaatTCCTACTTTTGAATTGCCAGGTTTGAATACCCTGAGGCTGTCCACATTCACTTTACCACAGCCTCCGTAGCAGGAAGCCCTCATCTCATTTTTTAGTGGAGAAAATGGGCTGAGAGCGCCGCACTGACTTGGCTCAGCTGGTGGGTGTCAGATCCGGAATGGGCTTCACCCAACTACTGAGTGTGTGAAGCATGTCTTCTACAAATGTTTACTTGACCATTTCCAAAACATAATCTGGGAGAGTACCAACCCTCCCCACTCTGACATTGTTCCTATTATTCAGTCAGAAAGAAAGAGACGTGGTTTATTAGGTGATACAGAAAGTGGTCCCAATTCGGACTCAGAGCTTTGAGATTTGGGGAAGGTGAGAAGAATGCCAGAAAAGTGGGAAATCCTAGACAGAGATAAACAAAACCAAGCAGGAACATATTTAATAAGGACACATCAGGGCATTGAGGTGTGTTGAGTGCAGTCATTTCTAATAGATTCCAGAGCCTTGCCTAAGTATTTCATCTGTTCTCATTCCAGAATATTGGTTATTGCTGATGTTCCTGCTGTTAGGCTGGTAGTTTATTTCACGAggtgctaggcactgaggatcACGTCGTGCTTTCTTTGACTACATGGTGCAGGCATTAGTCGCCCCATTTGTTGGGGGAGGAAGTGGAGGCCAATGGCCATAACCGCCAATGTTCCCCATGTCCTGAGGCCTCCTGGTTCCAAACCCGGATACGAGCCTGACTTTCCGCAGCTCATGCTGACAGACACCTGCATGACAAAGGTGCATCTAAGGCCGGGCCTTGATGGGGTAGGACAGGGCGCGGGGTGAAGGCGTGTGGGAAGCTTTCCAAGTACATGGAACCTACGCACACTGGCAGTTAGATGTCCTGGTTTCTTTGGCTGGGGGGAAATCGTCAGTAGTTCTACAGAGATGTCTATGTGAGAAATGAGATTCAAAAGGTTAGTAGTGAAAGAGCAATTCTTATTCCAGCCTGAAAGTGTGACAATCAGCTGGGACTGATAAAGATCAAATCACTTCTAGTATCAACCAGGTTGAGAGAATAGACACAGGTCGCACTGACCCACTTGCCCGAGTCATTTCTCCGCACGTTCTTCAGCCGCTATGAGATGGCGTAATGAACCTGTGTTTGAGTGACCACTCTTTTCTTCCCGAGGACGCCCCAACTCACTTTACGATATGGCCCCAAATTTGGGGGTTCCCTCCTTTATAAACTGCCCTTGTCCCCTGACAGCATCCAATTCCTGGTTATTAGCTTTGCTAACCCCCTTGGGAGACATCAAACATCCTGAACGGATCCAGGTTCTGCATAGAGTCTCTTCCGATTCCATAGTGGGACTCAGACCTCCTATAAAGACCCTTGCAGGCAACATTCCAagggcccccaggccctggccaggATGCTGCAAGTCATAGATCTGAGTTTGTGCTGCCCACAGGCTTGTGTCTGGAAGTCTTTGGCAGCTTAACTTGATCTCAAAAACTAGGAAAACTCACTGAAAACTATAAGCAATGaacatacagaaaatgtttgGGGTTTTGAAAGACAACTCTGGAAATATTAAGGTGTATGTATCAGAGATATAAAAATTGGAATCaggaggggcgcccgggtggctcagtgggttgagtgccggactcttgatcttggctcaggccatggtctcagagtcctgacatgcagccccacatcgggctccgtgcttggtgtggagcctatttatgattctctctctctccctctgcccttcccctcccccccaaaaaatatctGGATACAGGAAACAAACCAGGAAGTTGTTATACTAATCAAACTGAGGTATGTGATGGATGCTGAACCTAAGAAGGGGCACGAAGACAGATGAGACAGGCTAAATTTGTGAGCTATGAAAGATGCAGAAGCAAGAGGAGTAACTGAGTCCTTgttgtggggtgtggggaggtggaGAGGTTAAGAAGAAGACCCAGATTTTTTTGGAGTTGGCTGATGGTAATATCATATGACAAAGTAGGAAACACAGGGTGACATCAGATTGGGGGAATTTTTGGTTCATTTTAGCACATGCTGAGATTGAACATATGTTAGATATATAAAGATCTGAACAGGCAGGTTGGTTTTGCTGGTATGgagcacagaaaaaaatcttagttgCAAATTTAGATTGTTGTATGCTCATCCCCAAGACTGAATTTCAGGCTCATAGAATCACCCACAGCGAGTGCCCACAAGGACAGTAATAGAGTCCTTTGGACAAAACTCTGCTCCATTACATACATCATGACCCGTGGCTCAGTGTCCCTGATACACCAGAAAAGCCCTCTGATACGCATTATTCTTTCCAGATACATATCATCATTACTGTTGCTTTCCTCAACAGGTGTTTGGTAGTTCCAAAGATTTCCCGCCCATGAAGTAAGAGATGTTTCTGATGATTATTAAAGGAACAATATTCCTCTCTGTAACTGGACCTGGCATGGTGGGGAACGTCTTTGTTTTTGTGAATTACACATGCATTTTCTTTAGGGACACTAAAAAGAAATCTATACATCTAATTCTCATCCACTTGGCTTTTACAAATATCATAATACTTTTTTCCAAGGTAACActaaaaacaatagaaacttCCGGTTTGCGAAACTTCCCGACGATACAGGCTGTAAAATGTTTGCGTACCTCGAGAGGGTGGCCCGGGGCCTCTCGACCTGCACCAGCAGCTTCCTCACTGTGGTCCAGGCCGCCACCATCAGCCCCAGAGCCTCCGTGTGTGCCAGCTTCAAGCCAGCATCCACATGGCGtatccttccctttttcctcttcttttggaTACTCAATTCCTTGCTCAGCATGAACTTACTCTATTACGTGAAAAACAGCAGCAGCCTAAACAGGTCACAGATTGATGAAAGTGAAGGCTACTGTGTTTTTCTACCAGCAAGCCAGACAACGAAGTGGGTTTTTCTCATTCTCATGACCCTGCGAGATTTCCTGTTTCTGGGTCTCATGGGCTGGCCAGTGTCTCCATGGTATGCGTTCTCCAAAGCACCACAAGCATGCCGGCTACCTGCAGAAACCCGAGGTTCTCTACCACAACCCCCCTGAGATGAGAGCCGCGCACAGTGTTCTCCTGCtggtgctttgttttcttttcttttattggtcagattgtattatttctttatgtttaaattctttctttaataataaattcCTAATATTAAACATTCTCGAAGTCTTAACCCTCGGTTATGTAATTCTCAGCCCGTTTGTGCTGATTCACAGAGATGGACATCTGGCTGAATGTTGGCACTCTCATTAAGACTTGAGAAAATGTACCACAGTCACATACTGATTATATTGAATTGAAGCTATTAGGGAAACAGCCAATGCATGGACCTCCGACCTCTGCAGtctccctgaaagcaggaaatatatCTTCATGTGAAAGATACTCCCCCGGTACtaggaagtaaaaagaaatttttgtcaCCAGAGATGGAAAATTTAAGAGTGGGGAAGGCTGTATAAAGAACCCTATTATGTTTTTACTAATCCACTATCTCAGTCCAAATTCCACTTAGAATTCCTTACTCAGTAAAGCTCccaaacatctgttttctttgtcctgtcaattcctcacaaatgtattgtttctttgtctaaaaattataaaaaccatCTGCCTTGGACATTTCTtttgtctccatttctttattggtCCTCCAGGCATATGTAATAAAGCTTggtgtttttttctcctgttaaactGTCTCACATCAATTTAACTCTTAAACCAGCTGGAAGACTTTGAAAGgtaaaggaagaatttttccttccccataATAGTGAAATTCCACCATATTCAGAGGTCCTCCCCCATCTTCAAGGAGAGAAGATTATATGAGGTCTGCAcaccagagaaaaaggaaccatggGGTTCATCACAGAGTTCTGCCCATATCCCTTATTATAGTTCCCctttctctagtttatttttttcaaatcaaataatctaaatctcaaaatttattttggtgGCAGTGTTGGAAGCATGAGAGATAGGAAGTACCCTGTAATCACTTATTAATTttacagaaatgaataaagacCATTCCATGATTTACGAATTAGAATTCTGGACCCTGATTCTGACAATGTGATAAAGGTCGAATCTTTATGAATCTAATTAAATGGATTCTTCCCAAATGTTGGGCAGGTCATTGAGAGGATGTGGCCACTGGCTGACTCATGAGCTGGACCCTGGCAACAGGagctcctcactccctcccctgtccttggaatatgGGTTCTGTTAGCCTTCCCTGCTTCCAGAAGCCACCCCAAGGACACAGCTTTGAGAGCGTGAGATGGTGTTATGACACCCTCTAGACACTctgtgactgaacccagttaggACCTCTGTATAAACTTCCAAGATTTGGCAGGCAGGTGCAGGGGTCTACTTGTCTTCGGCCACCAAAGACAAGCCTGGTATATAAATTCTCTTGCTAATTAAAAGTGCTGCCTACCAACCTGGAGAGGGTTGCCTCTGcctttttcttcagtctctccctgctctcctcagacgggccagtttcagattacacTCAGGAAGCTCTGGAGGTTGCAAACTAACACCAAACTCTTGTTTGTTTCCAGACAAACTATTGTTTCCCTGAAGCATGCATGAGTCCGCACAGCTGACCGCTCCAGCGAACTGAGCACAGTATGAGCAGTGACTAGCCCTGCCCCTTGATTCCCTGCCATTCCGGGGACATTAAGGCAAAGTGCACACGAAATTTTGAACAGCTGAAATCAGTGTGAATACAGAAGCTGGGACTTGTAATTAAGAGAGAGGACACAGTTTTGTGACACCAGGTTCATTAATAGGAAGACTCAATTCATGATTGCAAAGTATTTAAATCCTAAAGATATTCCTTAAAATATGCATTTGGGAGGTTTGGATTTTTCCATTGTTACCTCTCACCTTTATCAGTCACTTTTGGAAGCTATGTGATAACCCAGCAGGCTGGAGACAAGAGGAGATCGGGTGTATTTCTTtaagaataaccaaaataaaaatgaagaaatacagaatgtgaggagggacagaaagaaagcCACTTCCTTGGAGTTTTATGCTGTTGTAGTCACCACCTGTCCCAAAGAATTCATAGAATGTTCAGTGGTGGAAACAATTTCAGAGTTGTAATTTAGGTACCTGCTATCACTCAGGCTAGGACTTGAACCCTATGTTTAGAAGGCAGACAAAGTAACCTCCGAGGAGAGTAACTCCCTGCTCTCAACCCAACCAACATCTCCTCACATACATCTCAGGAAAGATAGGGACATACTTCAGAAAAACCACAGCATTGTAGCAGATGGTACAGGAAAATTTCTTGGCAGAGGTGGATGGCTTCCTTGTGGAGAGGGGGCAAATGAGATGTAGTGTGGCTGACATGGTAAACCAGAAGCGTCTGCCACGTGGCATGGCCGTTCTCACCTTGTATCATTGGGATCTGCACAATCAGGGACGGGGTTTTGCGCCTATTACCAGAAACACTTATTATCAACAAAGGGAGATCATGGTTCCAGACGCAGGGCAGGAGACATCTGCAGGGTGCaagctctattttaaaatgacaataatgagGAAATCTACACTAGAGGTGAATTTATGGATGATATTAGaataaggatttaaaataaacctaatacagccctgcatcgggctccctgctctgcgcgaaacctgcttctccctctcccattcccccgcttgtgttccctctctcgctgtgtctctctgtcaaataaataaaatctttaataaataaataaataaattaattaattaaataaacctAATACAATTTCTTAAAGTcataaaggaaggagaaggaaacctGATGCTAGAATAAACAGTTATGAAGAAGAACCTGTCGGAGACACTGCATATGCATAAGCaatgaatgaattttttgaaAACTCAGTTGACTATCAGATAAGACAATGGGCATGCTACCCAAAGATAAAATTAGTCAACTAGAACATTCAGTCAAAGACCAATCTTAGCAGGCATCACAAAGTTATCAAAAGGTAGAAGCTAAGATAACTTTACAAAACCCAACAACAAATGAGTACCAGAGGGATAGAAAACAAGTAAGTGGAGAGAAAACAATTAAAGAAGCAGTGCTCCTGTCCTTGGGCCTCTGGCAGCTGATGGCCCTGGATCTGGAGGTGGCCTCATTCCTTGCCTGGGTGTAATCTTGGAATCTGGGTGGTGGGCAGTACCTGATCTCAGGGCTATCCAGAATGGCCATGAATTCCGCATCCCTATGCTCTCCCCCTCCAAGGCTTTGAGTAATTCCAGAAGACTGAGAGTCACAGGTATGTTACGGTTCActctagaaagaaataaaaaccaaaggacAATCATGACATGTGTCCCCAGGAGAAAATGAGGTTGGGGCCCTGTTCTGCGTCTGAGGAGTCCATGGGTGCATTGGGCCACGGGGTGATTTGGTGCCCTGCTGTTCTCTCCCAAACTGACCTGTTAGTGATCTTTGGGAAGAACGGGATCAGACAAATAGAAATAGAGTGTGAGATGATCAAAGCAGATGGCATCCTTATGAGATACAAGACAGGAAAACTgatgaagagaaagaagtaaGAGTTGACAGAAATATCAGCTATTTCCTGGGTCTTGTCTTTgactaaagaaatattttcagaaaaacattgattaaaaaaaaaaactttgtaagaAAATTAATTGGGTTGACGAACTGTCTTTCAAAGGAGCTGCCATTTCAAATTCCTCTCAATCCTACTGAAAAGCCCAAAGCTTCTAAAGCTAAGGACATACACGAGAGAGACACATTAAACATTCATCTCCCAGCATTGCCTTTTTCAGAGAAATCTTGTGAGAAACTCAGCAAGCAGGGACACTATTTTGTAAAGAATTTGGAGACAGCTGCTTGCATGTAAGTGTCACAACTTTGAAGGACTCTGTGCTTAGTTGTAGCAGAATAGGGAGATTTCAAAGGCATAAACCAGATGTAGTAATAAGGACCCGTGCTCGGGGTACAATCTGCATATTGAAATAAATACGTTGGTGAAAATGCTGACTTCTGTCACCGAACTGGGCCTAACAATAGAAATTGACAGGAGGCAGAAGGGGAGCTCCAGGCAAGGTTTTGTGGGGGCTTCTCCTGGAGCGCGAGGGAGGCAGGACAGAGGAGTCTTCAGGCTGGCTCTCTGGGGGGTCAGGAGAGCTTTAAAGAGGACttttatcatatggtctcactgatatgaggaatttgagaaacaaggcagaggatcataggggaagggagggaaaaaatgaaacaagacgaaaccagagagggagacaaaccgtaagagactcttaatctcaggaaacaaactgagggttgctggagtggaggggggtgggagggatggggtaactgggtgatagacctcggggagggtatgtgctatggtgagtgctgtgaattgtgtaagactgatgaatcacagacctgtacccctgaaacaaataatacattatatgttaatttaaaaaaattaaaaaaaaaagagagaacttggTGGGAATATAGAGGAGGGGTTTGCTTGGCTCCTGTGAACTTAAAGGTCTTGCTTCTTCATACATCACGTGTCTAATTAGCATGTTACATCTCCACCCTTGGGCGtgatttttttagtattataatgagggaGAACTTGGGTGAAAAGTCAGCGCTGTCATTGGTCTTGGGGCGGACTGGTTTGGTCTTATCTTTACCAGTCTTCACAGTCAAGGACCCTCTTTCAGTCAGCATCCTCCCTCCACATTCCTGCAACATAGGCTACTCAAGGGCGTAGAGTTTTAGCTTTTTCTCTTTATGGAGGCAGCCAAGAAATGCTGGATTTTGTGGTTGGGGATGAGGGGACCTGAGTGCAGTCTCCACTCCGTCTCGCTTATGAGAAAGCAAATTTTTAGGggacttgtaaaaaaaaaaaatgtcaggcaATTACCTCTGTGAAAGTCAACTATAGGAAATTAACATGAATGTCATTCAAATCAT encodes the following:
- the LOC110586953 gene encoding LOW QUALITY PROTEIN: putative vomeronasal receptor-like protein 4 (The sequence of the model RefSeq protein was modified relative to this genomic sequence to represent the inferred CDS: inserted 3 bases in 2 codons); the protein is MFLMIIKGTIFLSVTGPGMVGNVFVFVNYTCIFFRDTKKKSIHLILIHLAFTNIIILFSKVTLKTIETSGLRNFXDDTGCKMFAYLERVARGLSTCTSSFLTVVQAATISPRASVCASFKPASTWRILPFFLFFWILNSLLSMNLLYYVKNSSSLNRSQIDESEGYCVFLPASQTTKWVFLILMTLRDFLFLGLMGWPVSPWYAFXPKHHKHAGYLQKPEVLYHNPPEMRAAHSVLLLVLCFLFFYWSDCIISLCLNSFFNNKFLILNILEVLTLGYVILSPFVLIHRDGHLAECWHSH